A single genomic interval of Microbacterium sp. BLY harbors:
- a CDS encoding TetR/AcrR family transcriptional regulator has product MGRTQTFDTAEAVRAARSVFWEQGFEGAPLPELERATGLSRSSIYHAFGSKRGLFDAAVESYLDEVIRPRLAPLTRESVEPGALEAYLTGLRAALLTTGSLPATSGCLLVNTAAAPIGTDDAVARVVASYRAELRAAFARGVAAARPDLAPTEAATLADACTGLVVSAFALVRVAPDAAASAIDAALALLTDRRRD; this is encoded by the coding sequence ATGGGGCGCACACAGACCTTCGACACCGCCGAGGCGGTCCGGGCGGCGCGCAGCGTGTTCTGGGAGCAGGGCTTCGAGGGCGCGCCGCTGCCGGAACTCGAACGCGCGACCGGCCTCAGCCGCTCCAGCATCTATCACGCCTTCGGCTCGAAGCGCGGCCTCTTCGATGCCGCCGTCGAGAGCTACCTGGACGAGGTCATCCGCCCGCGCCTCGCTCCCCTCACCAGGGAGAGCGTGGAACCGGGCGCCCTGGAGGCGTACCTCACGGGGCTGCGTGCGGCACTGCTCACCACCGGGAGCCTCCCCGCGACGAGCGGCTGCCTCCTGGTGAACACCGCCGCCGCGCCCATCGGCACCGACGACGCCGTGGCCCGGGTCGTCGCGTCCTATCGCGCCGAGCTCCGCGCGGCCTTCGCGCGGGGCGTCGCGGCCGCCCGCCCCGACCTCGCGCCCACGGAGGCCGCGACCCTCGCCGACGCCTGCACCGGACTGGTGGTGTCCGCCTTCGCCCTCGTCCGCGTCGCCCCCGACGCCGCGGCGAGTGCGATCGACGCCGCCCTCGCCCTCCTCACCGACCGGCGGCGCGACTGA
- a CDS encoding NADP-dependent oxidoreductase, whose product MSHATSTQIQLARRPEGWPTHDDFRTVQVEYADPAPGEVRVANEFVSVDPYMRGRMNDVRSYVAPYALGEVIAGGAIGRVVASASDDLPVGTVVLHQHGWSDVVQADASTFRPVPEVPGVPLSLRLHILGMTGLTAYVGLTAIADLAPGDTVFVSGAAGAVGTAVGQIAKLLGAGRVIGSAGSPEKVALLTEKYGYDAAFNYKDGPVREQLAALAPEGVDVFFDNVGGDHLEAALDVMNDGGRIALCGAITGYNTTERVPGPDNMANIITRALRLQGFTLAKYLHLSPEFSEKMAGWFAEGRIAYDETIVDGIENTVDAFLDMMRGANTGKMLVRVGRDTSA is encoded by the coding sequence ATGTCCCACGCCACCAGCACCCAGATCCAGCTCGCCCGCCGGCCCGAGGGATGGCCCACGCACGACGACTTCCGCACCGTCCAGGTGGAGTACGCCGATCCCGCGCCCGGCGAGGTGCGGGTGGCCAACGAGTTCGTCTCCGTCGACCCCTACATGCGGGGGCGGATGAACGACGTGCGCAGCTATGTCGCGCCGTACGCTCTCGGCGAGGTCATCGCGGGCGGCGCCATCGGCCGGGTCGTCGCCTCCGCGTCCGACGACCTCCCGGTCGGGACGGTCGTGCTGCATCAGCACGGCTGGAGCGACGTCGTGCAGGCGGACGCATCGACCTTCCGGCCCGTCCCCGAGGTGCCGGGGGTGCCCCTGTCGCTGCGGCTGCACATCCTGGGCATGACCGGTCTCACGGCGTACGTCGGACTCACCGCGATCGCCGACCTCGCGCCCGGTGACACGGTCTTCGTGTCGGGAGCGGCCGGCGCGGTGGGCACCGCGGTCGGACAGATCGCCAAACTCCTCGGCGCGGGTCGGGTCATCGGCTCGGCAGGATCCCCGGAGAAGGTGGCCCTGCTGACGGAGAAGTACGGCTACGACGCCGCGTTCAACTACAAGGACGGGCCGGTGCGCGAGCAGCTCGCCGCGCTGGCTCCCGAGGGCGTCGACGTGTTCTTCGACAACGTCGGCGGCGACCACCTCGAGGCCGCCCTCGATGTGATGAACGACGGCGGCCGCATCGCCCTCTGCGGCGCGATCACCGGCTACAACACCACCGAACGCGTCCCCGGCCCGGACAACATGGCCAACATCATCACCCGGGCGCTCCGCCTCCAGGGCTTCACGCTCGCGAAGTACCTGCACCTCTCGCCGGAGTTCAGCGAGAAGATGGCCGGCTGGTTCGCCGAGGGGCGCATCGCCTACGACGAGACGATCGTCGACGGCATCGAGAACACGGTCGACGCCTTCCTCGACATGATGCGGGGCGCGAACACGGGGAAGATGCTCGTCCGGGTCGGCCGGGACACCTCGGCCTGA
- the araA gene encoding L-arabinose isomerase — protein MPRTPLSTSLDGYEVWFLTGSQHLYGPETLAQVAAQSQEIARILDEAGEVPVRIVWKPVLTDSAAIARTALEANADDRVIGLIAWMHTFSPAKMWIAGLDALRKPLAHLHTQANVELPWADIDFDFMNLNQAAHGDREFGYIQTRLGVPRKTVVGHVSDPRVRREIATWQRAAAGLAAARSLRLARFGDNMRFVAVTEGDKTEAELRFGVQVNTWGVNDLAAAVAAVTDSAVDALVAEYEELYDVAPELRRGGERHRSLRDGAAIEIGLRSFLEEGGFGAFTTSFEDLGALTQLPGLAVQRLMAEGYGFGAEGDWKTAILVRVANVMGAGLPGGASLMEDYTYDMTPGDELILGAHMLEVSPSLTTAKPSLEIHPLGIGGKDDPVRLVFTADPGPAIVVALSDMRDRFRLTANVVENVEPRAALPKLPVGRAVWKPAPDFTTSAAAWLTAGAAHHTVMSTAVGLEAFRDFAEMAEVELLVIDESTTLPEFQKQVRWNQAYYRLAQGL, from the coding sequence ATGCCCCGCACCCCGCTCTCCACCTCGCTCGACGGCTACGAGGTCTGGTTCCTCACCGGCAGCCAGCACCTCTACGGCCCCGAGACGCTCGCGCAGGTGGCCGCGCAGTCCCAGGAGATCGCACGGATCCTGGACGAGGCCGGCGAGGTGCCGGTGAGGATCGTCTGGAAGCCGGTGCTCACCGATTCCGCCGCCATCGCGCGCACCGCGCTCGAGGCCAACGCGGACGACAGGGTCATCGGACTCATCGCCTGGATGCACACGTTCAGTCCCGCGAAGATGTGGATCGCCGGGCTGGACGCCCTGCGGAAGCCGCTCGCCCACCTGCACACGCAGGCCAACGTCGAGCTGCCGTGGGCCGACATCGACTTCGACTTCATGAACCTGAACCAGGCGGCGCACGGCGACCGGGAGTTCGGCTACATCCAGACGCGTCTCGGGGTGCCGCGCAAGACCGTCGTCGGTCACGTGAGCGACCCGCGCGTGCGGCGGGAGATCGCCACGTGGCAGCGTGCGGCCGCCGGACTCGCGGCGGCGCGATCGCTCAGGCTCGCCCGCTTCGGCGACAACATGCGCTTCGTCGCCGTCACCGAGGGCGACAAGACCGAAGCCGAGCTGCGCTTCGGCGTGCAGGTCAACACCTGGGGCGTGAACGACCTGGCCGCCGCGGTCGCCGCGGTGACGGACTCCGCCGTCGACGCCCTCGTGGCCGAGTACGAGGAGCTCTACGACGTCGCCCCCGAGCTGCGCCGGGGCGGCGAGCGCCACCGATCCCTGCGGGACGGGGCGGCGATCGAGATCGGGCTGCGCTCCTTCCTCGAGGAGGGCGGCTTCGGCGCCTTCACCACTTCCTTCGAAGACCTCGGTGCGCTGACGCAGCTGCCGGGCCTCGCGGTGCAGCGGCTGATGGCGGAGGGATACGGCTTCGGGGCCGAGGGCGACTGGAAGACGGCCATCCTCGTGCGCGTCGCGAACGTCATGGGCGCGGGCCTCCCCGGGGGAGCGAGCCTCATGGAGGACTACACCTACGACATGACCCCGGGGGACGAGTTGATCCTCGGTGCGCACATGCTCGAGGTCTCACCGTCGCTCACGACCGCGAAGCCGAGCCTCGAGATCCATCCGCTCGGCATCGGCGGCAAGGACGACCCGGTGCGCCTGGTCTTCACGGCCGATCCCGGGCCGGCGATCGTCGTCGCGCTCAGCGACATGCGCGACCGGTTCCGCCTCACCGCGAACGTCGTCGAGAACGTCGAACCCCGTGCCGCGCTGCCGAAGCTCCCGGTGGGGCGCGCCGTCTGGAAGCCGGCCCCCGACTTCACCACGAGCGCCGCCGCCTGGCTGACGGCGGGGGCGGCGCACCACACCGTCATGTCGACGGCCGTCGGTCTCGAGGCCTTCCGCGACTTCGCCGAGATGGCCGAGGTCGAGCTGCTGGTGATCGACGAGTCGACGACGCTGCCGGAATTCCAGAAGCAGGTGCGCTGGAACCAGGCGTACTACCGCTTGGCGCAGGGCCTGTGA
- a CDS encoding GntR family transcriptional regulator: MSDEAFVRLQDAIISGELQPGERLRDYELAERLGTSKTPIRHALDRLADNGLVEMQRNRYTRVAPIDLERVRNAVDLFGDIWIGSVRHVIPVIQDDDVSYLVELADDMAAAVQERDIVAFGAALRGAATGFARIEGNATRANSIDRLGPQIRRFTQHAKDAVDWAAVEEFVGAIREATSARDAVRIRAVLVSFFDEVLPAIIDRAEQAGWVETGE, from the coding sequence ATGAGCGATGAGGCTTTCGTGCGCCTGCAGGATGCCATCATCAGCGGCGAGCTTCAGCCGGGCGAGCGCCTGCGGGACTACGAGCTCGCGGAGCGCCTGGGCACCTCGAAGACCCCGATCCGCCACGCGCTCGACCGTCTGGCCGACAACGGCCTGGTCGAGATGCAGCGCAACCGGTACACCCGTGTCGCCCCCATCGACCTGGAGCGCGTGCGCAACGCCGTCGATCTCTTCGGAGACATCTGGATCGGCTCGGTCCGTCACGTCATCCCGGTGATCCAGGACGACGACGTGTCCTACCTCGTGGAGCTCGCCGACGACATGGCCGCGGCGGTGCAGGAGCGGGACATCGTCGCCTTCGGTGCCGCGCTGCGCGGCGCGGCGACCGGATTCGCGCGGATCGAGGGCAACGCCACCCGGGCCAACTCCATCGACCGACTCGGCCCGCAGATCCGCCGGTTCACGCAGCACGCGAAGGACGCGGTGGACTGGGCCGCCGTCGAGGAGTTCGTCGGCGCCATCCGCGAGGCGACGTCCGCGCGCGACGCGGTGCGGATCCGCGCCGTCCTGGTGAGCTTCTTCGACGAGGTCCTCCCGGCGATCATCGATCGCGCCGAGCAGGCGGGATGGGTCGAGACAGGCGAGTAG
- a CDS encoding NAD(P)-dependent alcohol dehydrogenase, which yields MKALRYVEIGKPPVVVDIPIPKPGPGQVLLKITAGGVCHSDDYVMGLSEKDYHEQGYPLPLTLGHEGAGIVHELGEGVESTLKVGDAVAVYGPWGCGRCHNCAMGKENYCTNAAAEGIRPPGLGSQGSMAEYMIVDDARHLVPLGDLDPVQNVSLTDAGLTPYHAIKNALPKLGAGTYAVVIGTGGLGHVGIQILKAISGATVIALDVNDEKLKLATEVGADHVLISDASAAEKIRELTGGLGANAVFDFVGANPTIALAQSVAALEADITIVGIGGGSMTLGFGSIAYDAAVRIPYWGSRAELIEVLDLARAGKIHVQTESYSLDDGPKAYEDLASNSIRGRAVIVP from the coding sequence ATGAAAGCTCTCCGTTACGTCGAGATCGGCAAGCCCCCGGTGGTCGTCGATATCCCGATTCCGAAGCCCGGACCCGGTCAGGTGCTCCTGAAGATCACCGCGGGCGGCGTCTGCCACTCCGACGACTACGTCATGGGTCTCTCCGAGAAGGACTACCACGAGCAGGGCTACCCGCTGCCGTTGACGCTCGGTCACGAGGGCGCCGGCATCGTGCACGAGCTCGGCGAGGGCGTCGAGTCGACGCTCAAGGTCGGGGACGCCGTGGCCGTGTACGGCCCCTGGGGCTGTGGCCGCTGCCACAACTGCGCGATGGGCAAGGAGAACTACTGCACCAACGCCGCCGCCGAGGGCATCCGTCCTCCGGGGCTGGGCAGCCAGGGATCGATGGCCGAGTACATGATCGTCGACGACGCGCGCCACCTCGTCCCGCTGGGTGATCTGGATCCCGTGCAGAACGTCTCTCTGACCGACGCGGGTCTCACGCCGTACCACGCGATCAAGAACGCCCTCCCGAAACTGGGTGCGGGCACGTACGCGGTCGTGATCGGCACCGGAGGTCTCGGACACGTCGGCATCCAGATCCTGAAGGCGATCTCGGGGGCCACGGTAATCGCCCTCGACGTCAACGACGAGAAGCTGAAGCTGGCGACCGAGGTCGGCGCCGATCACGTCCTGATCAGCGACGCGTCCGCCGCCGAGAAGATCCGCGAGCTCACCGGCGGCCTCGGCGCGAACGCCGTGTTCGACTTCGTCGGCGCGAACCCGACGATCGCGCTGGCGCAGAGCGTGGCCGCGCTCGAAGCCGACATCACGATCGTCGGCATCGGCGGCGGAAGCATGACGCTCGGTTTCGGGTCGATCGCCTACGACGCCGCCGTGCGCATCCCCTACTGGGGCTCGCGCGCCGAGCTGATCGAGGTGCTCGATCTCGCCCGCGCCGGGAAGATCCACGTCCAGACCGAGAGCTACTCGCTCGACGACGGTCCGAAGGCATACGAGGACCTCGCGTCGAACAGCATCCGCGGACGCGCCGTCATCGTTCCCTGA
- a CDS encoding DUF1304 domain-containing protein, with amino-acid sequence MIIAGLVLAGLAALVHVYIFWLESFAWTSERARRTFGTGTADEAARQKDLAFNQGFYNLFLAIAVLLGIVLFATGATAVGATLVFTGAGSMVAASLVLLLSSPDKASAALKQGVIPALGVIALAIGLLV; translated from the coding sequence ATGATCATCGCCGGACTCGTGCTCGCGGGCCTCGCTGCGCTCGTGCACGTCTACATCTTCTGGCTCGAGTCGTTCGCCTGGACGAGCGAGCGCGCGCGCCGCACGTTCGGCACCGGCACGGCCGACGAGGCCGCACGACAGAAGGACCTCGCGTTCAACCAGGGTTTCTACAACCTGTTCCTCGCGATTGCCGTCCTCCTCGGCATCGTCCTCTTCGCCACCGGCGCGACGGCCGTGGGCGCGACCCTCGTCTTCACCGGCGCCGGGTCGATGGTCGCCGCCAGCCTCGTGCTGCTGCTGTCGAGCCCGGACAAGGCGTCCGCCGCCCTGAAGCAGGGCGTCATCCCGGCGCTCGGCGTCATCGCGCTCGCCATCGGCCTCCTCGTCTGA
- a CDS encoding aldose 1-epimerase family protein, whose amino-acid sequence MTGEAVAGPRPRSGRQRTIAGHGYEAVIASVGATLRSLTFEGRDLVVPFAAGEVRPAYRGATLAPWPNRIVDGRYAFGGVEHRLPLTEPARSHALHGLVLWTEFADRVVADDCVVLAGTIEPQTGYPFRVEVEVEYRIDEGGLRQAVTGRNLGPDAAPWGTGPHPYLVAAPGERVDAWTLTLPAAEVLTVTADRLSPIVVEPVTAHPEWDFRAPRVLGDVFIDHAFTALSRADGIAEVRVQSPAGTGVAIAFDEACPWVQVHTADTPDAATDRLGLAVEPMTCPPGAFASGIDLVVFPPGGVHTASWRLFAL is encoded by the coding sequence GTGACGGGGGAGGCTGTCGCAGGTCCGCGCCCCCGGTCCGGGCGGCAGCGGACGATTGCCGGTCACGGCTACGAAGCCGTGATCGCGAGTGTGGGGGCGACCCTGCGCAGCCTGACGTTCGAGGGACGGGATCTCGTCGTGCCGTTCGCCGCCGGGGAAGTGCGTCCCGCCTACCGGGGAGCGACGCTCGCGCCGTGGCCGAATCGCATCGTCGACGGGCGGTATGCGTTCGGCGGCGTCGAGCACCGGCTCCCGCTCACCGAGCCCGCGCGGTCACACGCCCTGCACGGACTCGTCCTCTGGACCGAGTTCGCCGATCGGGTCGTCGCCGATGATTGTGTCGTCCTGGCCGGGACGATCGAGCCGCAGACGGGATATCCGTTCCGCGTGGAGGTCGAGGTCGAGTACCGCATCGACGAGGGCGGTCTCCGCCAGGCCGTCACCGGCCGGAACCTCGGGCCGGACGCCGCGCCCTGGGGGACGGGACCGCATCCGTATCTCGTGGCGGCCCCCGGGGAACGCGTCGATGCCTGGACGCTCACGCTGCCCGCCGCGGAGGTGCTCACGGTCACCGCCGACCGGCTGAGCCCGATCGTCGTCGAGCCGGTGACCGCACATCCCGAATGGGATTTCCGTGCCCCCCGCGTCCTCGGCGATGTGTTCATCGACCACGCGTTCACCGCGCTGTCGCGTGCGGACGGCATCGCGGAGGTGCGGGTGCAGTCACCGGCCGGCACCGGCGTCGCCATCGCGTTCGACGAGGCCTGCCCCTGGGTGCAGGTGCACACCGCCGACACCCCGGACGCGGCGACCGACCGCCTCGGCCTCGCCGTCGAGCCGATGACGTGTCCGCCCGGCGCGTTCGCCTCGGGCATCGACCTCGTCGTGTTTCCGCCGGGCGGCGTGCACACGGCATCCTGGCGTCTCTTCGCGCTCTGA
- the aspS gene encoding aspartate--tRNA(Asn) ligase — MRSPDPARTLAAELAHATPGARVALLGHVHRRRELATVAFLIVRDRSGRAQVVVRPGQAPRDGLPPEETVVRVTGTVAANPQAPGGVELVDPEIEYLSEPAAPPVVELWRPTLETSLPTLLDHAAVTWRHPARRATWQLAAASVRAFRRVLDAADFTEVQTPKIVDTVTESGANVFPVDYFGRTGYLAQSPQFYKQQLVGVFERVYEVGPVFRAEPHDTVRHLSEYVSLDVEFGFIRDHRDVLDLLGTVLRGMLDGLRAEAAEELALLDVPLPVIPEEIPVVHFRDALRRVGAPADEDDLSPAHERALGAWAKEQFGSDVLAVEGYPLRKRPFYTHPQPDDEGSTNSFDLLFRGLELVTGGQRLHRHSEVVAAIEARGESPSAYAGYLEAFAHGMPPHGGFAIGLERWVGRLVEAANVREVTLFPRDLHRLTP, encoded by the coding sequence ATGAGATCACCCGACCCCGCCCGCACCCTCGCCGCGGAGCTCGCACACGCCACACCGGGCGCCCGTGTCGCCCTGCTCGGCCACGTCCACCGGCGGCGGGAACTCGCCACCGTCGCCTTCCTCATCGTCCGGGACCGTTCGGGACGGGCGCAGGTCGTCGTCCGTCCCGGCCAGGCGCCGCGCGACGGGCTGCCTCCCGAGGAGACGGTGGTGCGCGTCACGGGGACCGTCGCCGCGAACCCGCAGGCCCCCGGAGGCGTCGAACTCGTCGACCCGGAGATCGAGTACCTCTCCGAACCGGCGGCCCCGCCGGTCGTGGAGCTGTGGCGGCCGACGCTCGAGACGAGTCTGCCGACCCTGCTCGACCACGCGGCGGTGACCTGGCGGCACCCCGCCCGCCGGGCGACGTGGCAGCTCGCCGCGGCGAGCGTCCGTGCGTTCCGACGGGTGCTGGACGCCGCGGACTTCACCGAGGTGCAGACGCCGAAGATCGTCGACACCGTGACCGAGTCGGGGGCGAACGTCTTCCCCGTGGACTACTTCGGCAGGACCGGCTACCTCGCGCAGAGCCCGCAGTTCTACAAGCAGCAGCTCGTGGGGGTCTTCGAGCGCGTGTACGAGGTCGGTCCGGTGTTCCGTGCCGAACCGCACGACACCGTGCGGCATCTGTCGGAGTACGTGTCGCTGGACGTCGAGTTCGGTTTCATCCGCGACCACCGCGATGTGCTGGACCTCCTGGGGACGGTGCTGCGCGGCATGCTCGACGGCCTGCGCGCCGAGGCCGCGGAGGAGCTCGCACTGCTCGACGTCCCCCTGCCCGTCATCCCCGAGGAGATCCCCGTCGTGCACTTCCGCGACGCGCTCCGCCGGGTCGGCGCCCCAGCGGACGAGGACGACCTCTCCCCCGCGCACGAGCGGGCCCTCGGGGCCTGGGCCAAGGAGCAGTTCGGCAGCGACGTGCTCGCCGTCGAGGGGTATCCCCTGCGCAAGCGCCCGTTCTACACGCACCCGCAACCGGACGACGAGGGGTCGACGAACAGCTTCGACCTCCTGTTCCGCGGGCTGGAACTCGTGACGGGCGGCCAGCGTCTGCATCGACACAGCGAGGTGGTCGCCGCGATCGAGGCGCGAGGGGAATCCCCGTCGGCCTATGCCGGTTATCTCGAGGCGTTCGCGCACGGGATGCCACCGCACGGCGGCTTCGCCATCGGCCTGGAGCGCTGGGTGGGCCGCCTGGTCGAGGCGGCGAACGTCCGCGAGGTGACGCTGTTCCCGCGCGACCTCCACCGCCTCACCCCGTAA